The Pseudomonas allokribbensis genome has a window encoding:
- a CDS encoding ATP-binding protein, with the protein MLAPVQLTSATRQNLWRLTFIRTLVLAAQAGSVGLAYWLDLLPLPWVQLVMTLGCSILLCVFTAVRLRTSWPVTELEYALQLACDLFIHSALLYFSGGSTNPFVSYYLVPLTIAAVTLPWRYSVVLSGIALALYTLMLTHFYPLETLPVARENLQIYGMWLSFALAAAVITFFAARMAEELRRQEELRAIRREEGLRDQQLLAVATQAAGAAHELGTPLATMSVLLNEMQQDHHDPMLQEDLKVLKDQVKLCKETLQQLVRAAEANRRMAVEMQDVTEWLDEALNRWHLMRPEASYRFQRLGQGTLPRVAPPPDLTQALLNLLNNAADACPENLQVTLDWTAEDLTISIRDHGAGVPLAIAEQIGKPFFTTKGKGFGLGLFLSKASVTRAGGSVKLYSHEEGGTLTELRLPHGARGEQHE; encoded by the coding sequence ATGCTCGCCCCCGTACAACTGACTTCCGCCACTCGCCAGAACCTCTGGCGGCTGACTTTCATCCGCACGCTGGTGCTCGCCGCGCAGGCCGGTTCCGTGGGCCTGGCCTACTGGCTGGATTTGTTGCCGTTGCCGTGGGTGCAGCTGGTGATGACCCTCGGCTGTTCGATTCTGCTCTGCGTGTTCACCGCCGTGCGCTTGCGCACTTCGTGGCCGGTTACCGAGCTCGAATACGCGCTGCAACTGGCCTGCGACCTGTTTATCCACAGTGCCTTGCTGTATTTCTCCGGCGGTTCGACCAACCCGTTCGTTTCGTATTATCTGGTGCCGCTGACCATTGCCGCAGTGACGCTGCCGTGGCGTTATTCGGTGGTGCTGTCCGGCATTGCGCTGGCCTTGTACACGCTGATGCTGACGCATTTCTATCCGCTGGAAACCCTGCCGGTGGCCCGGGAGAACCTGCAGATCTACGGCATGTGGCTGAGCTTCGCGCTGGCGGCAGCGGTGATCACCTTCTTCGCCGCGCGGATGGCCGAAGAGCTGCGCCGTCAGGAGGAATTGCGCGCGATCCGCCGCGAAGAAGGCTTGCGCGATCAGCAATTGCTGGCCGTGGCGACTCAGGCCGCTGGCGCCGCCCATGAACTGGGCACACCGCTGGCGACCATGAGCGTGTTGCTCAACGAAATGCAGCAGGATCATCACGACCCGATGCTTCAGGAAGACCTGAAGGTGCTGAAGGATCAGGTGAAACTCTGCAAGGAGACCCTGCAACAATTGGTGCGCGCCGCCGAAGCCAATCGCCGGATGGCCGTGGAGATGCAGGACGTCACCGAGTGGCTCGACGAAGCGCTCAATCGCTGGCACCTGATGCGTCCCGAGGCCAGTTACCGCTTCCAGCGCCTGGGCCAGGGCACGTTGCCGCGTGTAGCACCGCCGCCGGATCTGACCCAGGCCTTGTTGAATTTGCTGAACAACGCCGCCGATGCTTGCCCGGAAAACCTTCAGGTGACGCTGGACTGGACCGCTGAAGACCTGACCATCAGCATCCGCGATCATGGCGCCGGTGTGCCGCTGGCCATCGCCGAGCAGATCGGCAAACCGTTTTTTACCACCAAGGGCAAAGGTTTCGGCCTGGGCCTGTTTTTGAGCAAGGCCAGCGTGACACGCGCCGGCGGCTCAGTGAAACTCTATAGTCATGAGGAAGGCGGCACGCTCACCGAGCTGCGCCTGCCCCACGGCGCCCGAGGAGAGCAACATGAGTGA
- a CDS encoding response regulator transcription factor: MSDEIQVEGEELPHLLLVDDDATFTRVMARAMARRGFRVSTAGSAEEGLTIAQADLPDYAALDLKMDGDSGLVLLPKLLELDPEMRVVILTGYSSIATAVEAIKRGACNYLCKPADADDVLAALLSEHADLDSLVPENPMSVDRLQWEHIQRVLTEHEGNISATARALGMHRRTLQRKLQKRPVRR, translated from the coding sequence ATGAGTGACGAAATCCAAGTCGAAGGCGAAGAGCTGCCGCATTTGCTGTTGGTCGATGACGACGCGACCTTCACCCGGGTGATGGCCCGCGCCATGGCTCGCCGTGGTTTCCGCGTCAGCACCGCCGGTTCCGCCGAAGAAGGCCTGACCATCGCCCAGGCCGATCTGCCGGACTATGCCGCGCTGGACCTGAAAATGGACGGCGACTCCGGTCTGGTCCTGCTGCCGAAGCTGCTGGAGCTGGACCCGGAAATGCGCGTGGTGATCCTCACCGGTTACTCGAGCATTGCCACGGCGGTCGAGGCGATCAAGCGCGGCGCCTGCAATTACCTGTGCAAACCGGCCGACGCCGACGACGTGCTGGCGGCGCTTCTGTCCGAACACGCCGACCTCGACAGCCTGGTGCCGGAAAACCCGATGTCGGTGGATCGCCTGCAATGGGAACACATTCAGCGCGTGCTGACCGAGCACGAAGGCAACATCTCCGCCACTGCCCGTGCCCTGGGCATGCACCGCCGCACCCTGCAGCGCAAACTGCAGAAGCGTCCGGTTCGTCGCTGA
- a CDS encoding ABC transporter ATP-binding protein/permease, with translation MNQNAEYSAVNDAVRGQFFRKVWAMTTPYWRSEEKGKAWTLLIAVIALSLFSVGISVWLNSWYKDFYNALQKKDEAAFWQLILYFCGIAAVAILGAVYRQYLTQMLTIRWRAWLTENHFKRWLGHKNYYQLEQGGYTDNPDQRISEDLNTFTSNTLSLALGLIRTVVSLVSFSIILWGVSGSIEVFGVEIPGYMFWCALLYAAVGSWLTHLIGRRLIGLNNQQQRFEADLRFSMVRVRENAESIALYNGEPNENRRLSSRFGLVWHNFWDIMRVSKRLTFFTSGYGQIAIIFPFIVAAPRYLSGKIELGELMQINSAFGNVQENFSWFISAYSDLAAWRATCDRLLSFRQAMSDNEDRAPAIDVQNHGDELKVHNLGLDLADGRHLLTSADMTVEAGDRVMLSGRSGSGKSTLLRAMGHLWPAGHGSIRLPASRYLFLPQKPYLPIGTLREALSYPQPGDTYSPERYAQVLETCRLPHLVARLDEANHWQRMLSPGEQQRLAFARALLYAPHWLYMDEATSAMDEEDEATLYQALIDQLPGLSIVSVGHRSSLKRFHPRHVRIDSGHLVEQAVTA, from the coding sequence ATGAATCAGAACGCTGAATATTCCGCGGTCAACGATGCTGTGCGCGGGCAGTTTTTTCGCAAGGTGTGGGCCATGACCACGCCGTACTGGCGCAGTGAAGAGAAGGGCAAGGCCTGGACGTTGCTGATCGCCGTGATCGCGCTGTCGCTGTTCAGCGTCGGCATCTCGGTGTGGCTCAACAGTTGGTACAAGGATTTCTACAACGCCCTGCAAAAGAAGGACGAGGCGGCGTTCTGGCAGTTGATCCTGTATTTCTGCGGCATTGCGGCCGTGGCGATTCTCGGCGCGGTGTATCGCCAGTACCTGACGCAGATGCTGACCATCCGCTGGCGGGCGTGGCTCACCGAAAACCATTTCAAGCGCTGGCTCGGGCACAAGAACTACTACCAACTGGAGCAGGGCGGCTACACCGATAACCCTGACCAACGGATTTCCGAAGACCTGAATACCTTCACCAGCAACACCTTGAGCCTCGCATTGGGCTTGATCCGCACGGTGGTCAGCCTGGTGTCGTTCTCGATCATTCTGTGGGGAGTGTCGGGCAGCATTGAGGTGTTCGGCGTCGAGATTCCCGGTTACATGTTCTGGTGTGCACTGCTGTATGCGGCGGTCGGCAGTTGGCTGACGCACCTGATCGGTCGACGCCTGATCGGCCTGAACAACCAACAACAACGTTTCGAAGCCGACCTGCGTTTCTCGATGGTGCGGGTGCGCGAGAATGCCGAGAGCATTGCGCTGTACAACGGCGAGCCCAACGAAAATCGTCGTCTGAGCAGCCGCTTCGGTCTGGTCTGGCACAACTTCTGGGACATCATGCGGGTGTCCAAGCGCCTGACGTTCTTCACCTCGGGTTACGGCCAGATCGCAATCATCTTCCCCTTCATCGTCGCGGCACCGCGTTACCTGTCCGGCAAGATCGAACTGGGTGAGCTGATGCAGATCAACTCGGCATTCGGCAACGTGCAGGAGAACTTCAGCTGGTTCATCTCCGCCTACTCGGACCTCGCCGCATGGCGAGCGACTTGTGATCGTTTGTTGAGCTTCCGTCAGGCCATGAGCGACAACGAAGACCGGGCACCGGCCATCGATGTACAGAATCACGGTGATGAACTGAAGGTACACAACCTCGGTCTGGACCTGGCTGACGGTCGTCACCTGCTGACCAGCGCCGACATGACCGTGGAGGCGGGTGATCGAGTGATGCTCAGCGGCCGCTCCGGCAGCGGCAAGTCGACACTGCTGCGGGCGATGGGGCATTTGTGGCCGGCCGGCCACGGCAGCATCCGTCTGCCGGCATCGCGTTATCTGTTCCTGCCGCAAAAACCGTATCTGCCGATCGGCACCCTGCGTGAAGCCTTGAGTTATCCACAACCGGGTGACACCTACTCGCCAGAGCGTTATGCACAAGTGCTGGAGACCTGCCGTCTGCCGCATCTGGTGGCACGACTGGACGAAGCCAATCACTGGCAGCGCATGCTCTCGCCGGGTGAACAGCAACGTCTGGCCTTCGCTCGTGCGCTGCTCTACGCACCGCACTGGCTGTACATGGACGAAGCGACGTCGGCGATGGACGAAGAAGACGAGGCCACGCTGTATCAGGCGCTGATCGATCAGTTGCCGGGCCTGAGCATCGTCAGCGTCGGCCATCGCAGCAGCCTCAAGCGCTTCCATCCACGGCATGTGCGGATCGACAGCGGGCATCTGGTCGAGCAGGCCGTCACGGCTTGA
- a CDS encoding FadR/GntR family transcriptional regulator, with amino-acid sequence MENPIDTPRLPRKRRSLAQELVTVLTEQIRDGLLKRGDKLPTESAIMEANGVSRTVVREAISRLQAAGQVETRHGIGTFVLDTPSPSGFRIDPATVVTLRDVLAILEFRISLEVESAGLAAQRRSTEQLAAMRAALDALNESVAHASDAVASDFQFHLQIALSTGNRYFTDIMTHLGTSIIPRTRLNSARLAHDDQQHYMNRLSREHEEIYEAIARQDSDAARAAMRLHLTNSRERLRQAHEEAQAQG; translated from the coding sequence ATGGAAAACCCGATCGACACCCCGCGCCTCCCTCGCAAGCGCCGCAGCCTGGCACAGGAACTGGTGACGGTGCTGACCGAGCAGATCCGCGACGGTCTGCTCAAGCGTGGCGACAAGTTGCCCACCGAGTCGGCGATCATGGAAGCCAATGGTGTCAGCCGTACTGTGGTGCGCGAGGCGATTTCCCGACTGCAGGCTGCAGGGCAGGTCGAAACCCGTCACGGTATCGGTACCTTCGTGCTCGACACACCGAGCCCGAGCGGTTTCCGGATCGACCCGGCAACCGTGGTCACCCTGCGTGACGTGCTGGCGATTCTCGAATTCCGTATCAGCCTCGAAGTAGAGTCCGCCGGTCTCGCCGCACAACGTCGCAGCACCGAACAACTGGCCGCCATGCGTGCCGCCCTCGATGCATTGAACGAAAGCGTGGCCCATGCCAGCGATGCAGTGGCGTCGGACTTCCAGTTCCACCTGCAAATCGCGCTGTCCACCGGCAACCGCTATTTCACCGACATCATGACCCACCTGGGCACCAGCATCATTCCGCGCACGCGGCTGAACTCCGCGCGCCTGGCCCATGACGATCAGCAGCACTACATGAATCGCCTGAGCCGCGAGCACGAGGAAATCTACGAGGCCATCGCCCGTCAGGATTCCGATGCCGCCCGCGCGGCCATGCGCCTGCACCTGACCAACAGCCGCGAACGGCTGCGTCAGGCGCATGAAGAAGCGCAGGCGCAGGGTTGA
- a CDS encoding phospholipase, with amino-acid sequence MSGLQTKCLEKPTPVIARFDDLFTPGGIAFTAENPHLLLHIADSHSDVEPAPALPGKAMKARPPLRFEGAEHTAIGDNTLLRLVENAEPVLAQNVPLHLPNGLVLTYGQVLALGGDFYGVVDRPINEGATPADRLLRFTAAFDTLAAVPASKAEAPQILAIMQKEIDAVKQAIKDGKPPHEAYDALGDTLSEEWNKITGGGSFVSALFPLGRYLKLAANNADHFGEWARQAYIAGHTAALQTAAAAHASQDELQLERAYAMNAFADHYLTDLFSSGHLRVPRKAMAAAVTPSDLGSLITRFMHDEDSKFGLKVRNARGEQWRAFGDKRYFEAADTDNRNQVNHAVQDSADEVYAAYFSGNVPTTFNALQRLPDLTFVMSLTNNFSPLFRLQGNKVLRRKDVNNLNDTATVDDWWGWSTYLLLKDYHPTGNTN; translated from the coding sequence ATGTCCGGTCTACAAACAAAATGCCTTGAAAAACCCACACCGGTCATCGCCCGTTTCGATGATCTCTTTACCCCCGGCGGCATCGCCTTCACTGCTGAAAATCCGCACCTGTTGCTGCACATTGCCGACTCGCACAGCGATGTCGAACCCGCCCCCGCCCTGCCCGGCAAGGCCATGAAAGCTCGGCCGCCGCTGCGCTTCGAAGGTGCGGAACACACGGCTATCGGCGACAACACCCTGCTGCGCCTCGTTGAAAACGCCGAGCCGGTGCTCGCGCAAAACGTGCCGTTGCATCTGCCGAACGGACTGGTGCTAACCTATGGCCAGGTGCTGGCGCTAGGCGGAGATTTCTACGGAGTCGTCGACCGGCCGATCAACGAAGGCGCCACCCCGGCGGATCGTCTGCTGCGCTTCACGGCAGCTTTCGACACCCTCGCCGCCGTGCCGGCCTCCAAGGCCGAAGCGCCACAGATTCTCGCGATCATGCAAAAAGAGATCGACGCCGTTAAACAGGCGATCAAGGACGGCAAACCACCCCACGAAGCCTACGACGCACTGGGAGATACGTTGTCGGAAGAGTGGAACAAGATCACCGGTGGCGGCAGTTTCGTCTCGGCGCTATTCCCGCTCGGTCGCTACCTGAAACTGGCGGCGAACAATGCCGACCACTTCGGCGAATGGGCCCGTCAGGCTTACATCGCCGGGCACACCGCCGCCCTGCAAACTGCCGCTGCCGCCCACGCCAGTCAGGACGAGCTGCAACTGGAACGGGCCTACGCGATGAACGCGTTCGCCGATCACTATCTCACCGACCTGTTCTCCTCCGGGCATTTGCGAGTGCCCCGCAAGGCCATGGCCGCCGCAGTGACGCCGAGCGATCTGGGCTCTCTGATCACCCGGTTCATGCACGACGAAGACAGCAAATTCGGCCTCAAGGTACGCAACGCCCGGGGCGAGCAATGGCGGGCATTCGGCGACAAGCGCTACTTCGAAGCCGCCGATACCGACAATCGCAATCAGGTGAATCACGCGGTACAGGATTCTGCGGACGAAGTGTATGCCGCCTATTTCAGCGGCAATGTGCCGACCACCTTCAACGCGCTGCAACGGTTGCCGGACCTGACTTTCGTGATGAGTCTGACGAACAACTTCTCGCCACTGTTCCGCCTTCAGGGCAACAAAGTCCTGCGGCGCAAGGACGTGAACAACCTCAACGACACCGCCACCGTCGACGACTGGTGGGGCTGGAGCACTTACCTGCTGCTCAAGGACTATCACCCAACCGGCAACACGAATTAA
- the kdgD gene encoding 5-dehydro-4-deoxyglucarate dehydratase gives MNPQELKSILSAGLLSFPVTDFNAQGDFNRAGYIKRLEWLAPYGASALFAAGGTGEFFSLAASEYSEIIKTAVDTCASSVPILAGVGGSTRQAIEYAQEAERLGAKGLLLLPHYLTEASQDGVAAHVEAVCKSVNIGVVVYNRNVCRLTAPLLERLAERCPNLIGYKDGLGDIELMVSIRRRLGDRFSYLGGLPTAEVYAAAYKALGVPVYSSAVFNFIPKTAMDFYHAIAREDHATVGKIIDDFFLPYLDIRNRKAGYAVSIVKAGAKIAGYDAGPVRAPLTDLTREEYEMLAALIDKQGAQ, from the coding sequence ATGAATCCACAAGAACTGAAGTCCATCCTCTCCGCCGGCCTGCTGTCGTTCCCGGTTACCGATTTCAATGCCCAGGGCGATTTCAACCGCGCGGGCTATATCAAACGCCTGGAATGGCTGGCCCCGTACGGTGCTTCGGCCCTGTTCGCCGCCGGTGGCACTGGTGAGTTCTTCTCCCTGGCTGCCAGCGAATACTCGGAAATCATCAAGACTGCCGTCGACACCTGCGCCAGCAGCGTGCCGATCCTCGCCGGTGTCGGTGGTTCGACCCGCCAGGCCATCGAATACGCTCAGGAAGCCGAACGTCTGGGCGCCAAAGGTCTGTTGTTGCTGCCGCATTACCTGACCGAAGCCAGCCAGGACGGCGTTGCCGCCCACGTTGAAGCGGTGTGCAAATCGGTGAACATCGGTGTGGTGGTTTACAACCGCAACGTCTGCCGCCTGACCGCGCCGCTGCTGGAACGTCTGGCCGAGCGCTGCCCGAACCTGATCGGTTACAAGGACGGTCTGGGTGATATCGAGCTGATGGTGTCGATCCGTCGTCGCCTGGGCGATCGCTTCAGCTACCTCGGTGGTCTGCCGACCGCTGAAGTCTACGCCGCTGCCTACAAGGCCCTGGGCGTGCCGGTCTACTCGTCGGCGGTGTTCAACTTCATCCCGAAAACCGCGATGGATTTCTACCACGCGATTGCCCGCGAAGATCACGCCACCGTTGGCAAAATCATCGACGACTTCTTCCTGCCGTACCTGGACATCCGCAACCGCAAGGCTGGTTACGCCGTGAGCATCGTCAAGGCAGGCGCCAAGATCGCCGGCTATGACGCAGGCCCGGTGCGGGCGCCGCTGACCGACCTGACTCGCGAAGAGTACGAAATGCTCGCCGCGCTGATCGACAAGCAAGGTGCGCAGTAA
- a CDS encoding aldehyde dehydrogenase family protein, with the protein MTKRYDNYINGEWIAGNDYSVNINPSELSDTIGDYAKADLAQVNAAIDAARAAFPAWSTSGIQARHDSLDKVGTEILARREELGTLLAREEGKTLPEAIGEVTRAGNIFKFFAGECLRLSGDYVPSVRPGVNVEVTREALGVVGLITPWNFPIAIPSWKIAPALAYGNCVVLKPADLVPGCAWALAEIISRAGFPAGVFNLVMGSGRVVGEALVNSPKVDGISFTGSVGVGRQIAVNCVSRQAKVQLEMGGKNPQIILDDADLKQAVELSVQSAFYSTGQRCTASSRLIVTAGIHDKFVEAMAERMKSIKVGHALKAGTDIGPVVSQAQLEQDLKYIDIGQSEGARVVSGGGLVTCDTEGYFLAPTLFADSEASMRISREEIFGPVANIVRVADYDAALAMANDTEFGLSAGIATTSLKYANHFKRHSQAGMVMVNLPTAGVDYHVPFGGRKGSSYGSREQGRYAQEFYTVVKTAYIGS; encoded by the coding sequence GTGACCAAGCGCTATGACAACTACATCAACGGTGAGTGGATCGCCGGTAACGATTACTCGGTCAACATCAACCCGTCCGAGCTGAGCGACACCATCGGCGACTACGCCAAGGCCGATCTGGCTCAGGTCAACGCCGCCATCGACGCCGCTCGCGCCGCGTTCCCGGCGTGGTCGACCTCAGGCATTCAGGCTCGCCACGACTCGCTGGACAAGGTCGGTACTGAAATCCTCGCCCGTCGCGAAGAGCTCGGTACCCTGCTGGCCCGGGAAGAGGGCAAGACCCTGCCGGAAGCCATTGGCGAAGTGACCCGCGCCGGCAACATCTTCAAGTTCTTCGCCGGTGAATGCCTGCGTCTGTCTGGTGATTACGTGCCGTCGGTGCGCCCGGGCGTCAACGTCGAAGTCACCCGCGAAGCCCTCGGCGTGGTCGGCCTGATCACCCCGTGGAATTTCCCGATTGCCATCCCGTCGTGGAAAATCGCCCCGGCCCTGGCCTACGGCAACTGCGTGGTGTTGAAGCCTGCGGATCTGGTGCCGGGTTGCGCCTGGGCCCTGGCCGAAATCATCTCCCGCGCAGGCTTCCCGGCTGGCGTGTTCAACCTGGTGATGGGCAGCGGACGCGTAGTGGGTGAAGCGCTGGTCAACAGCCCGAAAGTCGACGGCATCAGCTTCACCGGTTCCGTCGGTGTGGGACGTCAGATCGCGGTCAATTGCGTGTCGCGCCAGGCCAAGGTTCAGCTGGAGATGGGCGGCAAGAACCCGCAGATCATTCTCGACGACGCCGACCTTAAGCAGGCGGTCGAGTTGTCGGTGCAGAGCGCGTTCTACTCCACCGGCCAGCGTTGCACGGCGTCTAGCCGTTTGATTGTCACTGCCGGGATTCACGACAAGTTCGTTGAAGCCATGGCCGAGCGCATGAAGTCGATCAAGGTCGGTCACGCGTTGAAGGCGGGCACTGATATCGGTCCGGTGGTCTCCCAGGCGCAGCTTGAGCAGGACCTGAAATACATCGACATCGGCCAGTCCGAAGGCGCACGCGTGGTCAGCGGTGGCGGTCTGGTGACCTGTGACACCGAGGGCTACTTCCTTGCACCGACGCTGTTTGCCGATAGCGAAGCGTCGATGCGCATCAGCCGCGAAGAGATCTTCGGCCCGGTGGCCAACATCGTCCGCGTCGCCGACTACGACGCCGCGCTGGCCATGGCCAACGACACCGAGTTCGGTCTGTCGGCGGGTATCGCCACCACGTCGCTGAAGTACGCCAACCACTTCAAGCGTCATTCCCAGGCCGGGATGGTGATGGTCAACCTGCCGACCGCCGGTGTCGATTACCACGTTCCGTTCGGGGGCCGTAAGGGTTCATCCTATGGCTCACGTGAGCAAGGCCGTTATGCGCAAGAGTTCTACACCGTGGTGAAAACCGCCTACATCGGTTCGTAA
- a CDS encoding MFS transporter: MQSSKPTHVRYLILLMLFLVTTINYADRATIAIAGSSLQKDLGIDAVTLGYIFSAFGWAYVAGQIPGGWLLDRFGSKKVYALSIFTWSLFTVLQGFVGEFGMSTAIVALFMLRFLVGLAEAPSFPGNARIVAAWFPTAERGTASAIFNSAQYFATVLFAPLMGWIVYTFGWEHVFIVMGLFGIVFSLIWLKVIHSPRQHPMANEAEVKFIADNGGMVDMDQKQGKKADGPKWDYIRQLLTNRMMLGVYLGQYCINGITYFFLTWFPVYLVQERGMTILKAGFIASLPAICGFIGGVLGGVISDYLLRKGHSLTFARKAPIIAGLLVSSSIVACNYVEVEWMVVGFMALAFFGKGVGALGWAVVSDTSPKQIAGLSGGLFNTFGNIASITTPIVIGYIISSTGSFKWALVFVGANALVAVFSYLVIVGPIKRVVLKEPPANGGSEATGKLSQAHS; this comes from the coding sequence ATGCAATCGTCCAAGCCGACTCACGTCCGCTATTTGATTCTGCTCATGCTGTTCCTGGTGACCACGATCAACTACGCCGACCGCGCCACCATCGCGATCGCCGGTTCCAGTTTGCAAAAAGACCTCGGCATCGACGCGGTCACCCTCGGCTACATCTTCTCTGCATTCGGTTGGGCCTACGTGGCCGGGCAAATTCCCGGTGGCTGGCTGCTCGATCGCTTCGGCTCGAAAAAAGTCTATGCCCTGAGCATCTTCACCTGGTCGCTGTTCACCGTGCTGCAAGGCTTCGTCGGTGAGTTCGGCATGTCCACGGCCATCGTCGCGCTGTTCATGCTGCGCTTCCTGGTGGGGCTGGCCGAGGCGCCATCGTTCCCCGGCAACGCGCGTATCGTGGCGGCCTGGTTCCCGACTGCTGAACGCGGCACCGCTTCGGCAATTTTCAATTCGGCGCAATACTTCGCCACCGTGCTGTTCGCTCCGCTGATGGGCTGGATCGTCTACACCTTCGGCTGGGAGCACGTGTTCATTGTCATGGGCCTGTTCGGCATCGTGTTCTCGCTGATCTGGCTGAAGGTTATCCACAGCCCGCGCCAGCACCCGATGGCCAACGAAGCGGAAGTGAAGTTCATCGCCGACAACGGCGGCATGGTCGACATGGACCAGAAACAAGGTAAAAAGGCTGACGGCCCGAAATGGGACTACATCCGTCAGTTGCTGACCAACCGCATGATGCTCGGCGTTTATCTGGGCCAGTACTGCATCAACGGCATCACCTATTTCTTCCTGACCTGGTTCCCGGTGTACTTGGTGCAGGAACGCGGCATGACCATCCTCAAGGCCGGTTTCATTGCCTCGTTGCCGGCGATCTGCGGTTTTATCGGCGGCGTCCTCGGCGGGGTGATTTCCGATTACCTGCTGCGCAAGGGCCATTCGCTGACCTTCGCTCGCAAGGCGCCGATCATCGCCGGCCTGCTGGTCTCCAGCAGCATCGTCGCGTGCAACTATGTTGAAGTGGAATGGATGGTGGTCGGTTTCATGGCCCTGGCCTTCTTCGGCAAAGGTGTGGGTGCGCTGGGCTGGGCGGTGGTCTCCGACACTTCGCCGAAACAGATCGCCGGTCTGAGCGGGGGCCTGTTCAACACTTTCGGCAACATCGCGTCGATCACTACGCCGATCGTCATCGGCTACATCATCAGTTCCACCGGTTCGTTCAAATGGGCACTGGTGTTCGTTGGCGCCAACGCACTGGTGGCGGTGTTCAGCTACCTGGTGATCGTCGGCCCGATCAAACGTGTGGTTCTCAAAGAGCCGCCAGCCAATGGCGGTTCCGAAGCCACCGGTAAATTGTCTCAAGCGCATTCCTGA